Part of the Salinimonas iocasae genome, AACTCACCTGCGCCAATATCACTGATGCTTGAGGATGAGAATTTCTGGATGTATATGCGTTTGAAGTTTTCCGGGAACCCCAACACCGCCAATAACTAGTCAATACGCATTAATAAGGAGAAGTAGACAAGCACGCCTGCTTCTCTTTTGCTGTTGCATTGCGCATAAAGTTTACTTGCTCCTCATCGTGGCTAAATGCTACCAGCCCCATTTTTTCAAATGTTTTCAGCCAGCCATACATGGGGAAAAAACCGTGTTTTTGTTTAAACAAATTTGCATTTGCGCAAATATCTTCGGTGTAATTAACCGGTGGGCTATATTTCGTATGATACTGATGCAGTATATCGTCATCGATAAATATCAATGAAATAGCGGCCGAATCGAAACGCCTCGCAAAGTCTGTGTCCTCTGCTCCATAACCGCAAAACGCTTCATCAAAGCCACCAACACGCCGAAATATGGTTTTCCTGATGGCAAAAACCAGCGACCAGAAATGCTTATAACACACTGCCGTGTTACCCGGCAGCGCTTGCTGTTTAGGGTGCGCAACGCTCTTATCAAATAACCG contains:
- a CDS encoding glycosyltransferase family 2 protein, which encodes MTFSLVTLVKGRYQQLNNLLEAVSDSTRIPQEIIVVKMDDEAWQAPSNLNLHINVLKMSEQGLPLAKARNKGMAAATQENVVFLDIDCICSQTLFETLLSALSAQVVVSARARYLSHLPNHGNYARLFDKSVAHPKQQALPGNTAVCYKHFWSLVFAIRKTIFRRVGGFDEAFCGYGAEDTDFARRFDSAAISLIFIDDDILHQYHTKYSPPVNYTEDICANANLFKQKHGFFPMYGWLKTFEKMGLVAFSHDEEQVNFMRNATAKEKQACLSTSPY